ATTAGAAAGAATAAATGACTTTGAACTATGATAAGGATAACAAAACGCATAGAGAAAGCAAGACAACATGTGTACAGGCTGCTATATTAGAAGCTGCATAAAGAGCTGCAAAACAGGTCGGAATAGCGTAAGTAGTATAGGAAGCAATATTCGATGTACACAtagataaatattttcaaatggaGGACAAATGTGAACATATAACTGAAACTGATGTTTTTTGATGTGTGTAGGGTGACATGCTTTCGTATAGTTGATGCAGTAGAAAGAGTGAAGGACTTTGAAGATGCAGTAGATAGTGTACAGGTGACATGCTTTCCTAGTATAGCAAAAACTGATTTATTAAGATGTGATCAGAATTGTTGAGGCAGCAGCATAAAAGATGCATAAACAGCTGTACATGCAGCATCGAAAAAGGTCGCAATCGTACAAATAGCAACAGTATAGGCAGCAATATTGATGTACACATAGACCAATACAAATTGTAACATGTGACTGAAATTAATGGTTTTGATATGTGTAGAGTGACTAACCATTACAAAATAGTGAACACACTTCAATGTCAAGCATATAGAACTATAAAATCAGACCTGGGCATTGATATGCTATCTTTTTGGTGACACCATTGGCAACTAAACACTTCATTTTTTTCAGTGTCTGTCCTTTTATGACAACTATCGCAACCTAggaattttcttatttctttgtAACAACAGTTGCTAACGAACGATATAATCCAATGCCTTTCATCTTGGATTGTATTTGCAGCCtacaaaatatcaaagttagCGTTGTTGCGATGGAATCATGGTATAGACAAAACCATAGTGGCAGTTGTATAGGAAGTGATAATCTAATTATGCAAGTACTGATTACTCATAGATGATATTTGATTTTGTCATATACAATCTAATTATTGGATTGGGCAGTTGGTTGTGCTGTTGTGATGGACTCATGATGGTTTTGCTGAGTCAGcaacagcaaaaaaaaaaaccaacagtAAGCTAAGCTAGCAGCAGTTTAATGCATTTTAATAAAAGAACAGTACAATAAGCTGCAAAGCCAATCTACATCATCATACGTAGTAGCAAAGTAACAACGATTtcacaataacaaataaaaatattgtgacGTTATAAATACAACATAATGCAGTATAAGAATTCTGCATAGCATTTaatcttgttttatttttgttcggTGTATAATTAAGTGCATACTTAATTCGATTAAACCAAGTAATCACACAAGTTGCAATACATGTAAAAAAATGcattacatataaaaaaatgCAGTTTACAAAGAAAGAAAGTGGGGTCAGCTATTTATGCTCTGCTTGTTTGTTGTACTAATATATTGGATCATATATCAATAAGGTGTCTAAGTTCTCAGAAGATCATTTAAATGTAGTTACCTCAAATTCAAAGTGGAAATCAGAAATGCATTTGAGTATATAGAATTGAAAGTATATGaaaaaagcaacaaaaaaaagcGTAAACAATATTTTAAGATATAGCGAATATCAGAATGTAAGACGTACTGCTTTCTTCTTGATGAAAGATATTGTTGTGATTTGGCGCTTTGTTGATGGGCTGTGGCTCTCTAAAAGCTTTCCTTTGCGTTCACGAAGTAATTCTTCATGAGATGAAGCCCTACATGAATGGAAAGCATTAGCTATTCTATAGAACATATGACGTCATGTTAAAGGTACAAGCGAGGTAGGCTGTATTGTTTCAAGAGTTGCACCAGGGTCTTAGCAAATCTGCTTTTTCACAAGTCAGTGCTGTTATGATTGTTCATGACATGGTGGTCAATAATCCAAAACCTAATAGTTGTAAAAGTGAGTTATTATTAGGCAAAAAAAGCTGTAGGTGTTGGCATGGAGAAATAACATGTCTattgtaaataaatatttaggTATTACCTTTGTGTGATATGACGCGGAGAGAAGTGAAGCCGAAAACAGGATATGTAGTAGGCTTTTCTTTAAAGAACTTGGAAAGATCATTCCAAGCGGATATTGTTAGAGGTTGATTTGAActaaaatatgtaataaattaaagtaagcAAAAGCATtgttgcaaaataaaacaacaaaaacgTAATTAAAGAAATGTGTTGTaaaagtgaaaatttgaaaaaagtaagataaataaacaacttaattccaaaaataaggttCGTGAAAAcgtatttcccaaaataagcgtccgtacatccaagcctagcctcaagaaaagtcgctgttagtaacagcgaaagaggaaaaaaaataaaaataaaaaccccaaagtcgttgttagtaacagcgaatgaggaaaaaaaaaattaaaaccccaaagtcgctgttagtaacagcgactttaaggttaactgataacttcttaatctcgtaggttggaatgaggaagtaactgagaactgaaaacttaaaaaacattaagtcgctgttactaacagcgacttaaaaaaaaagaatattttttttttaagtcgctgttactaacagcgactttggggtttttatttttctttttttttttcctctttcgctgttactaacagcgacttatccaaaccagtggtttggatgtacggacgcttattttgagaaataagttttcacggatcttattttgggacataagttgttaaaatgtcttatttttttcaaatcttcTGTAAAAATTACATATGATAAGACAATACCTATGATCTGTAATTATAATTTCAGCAACAATATTCTTCTGATCATAGGCTCCATTAACAGTGCGAGTATCTCCAACGAATAGGACAACACCTAGGATATCTAAAAAGTAAAGAATTGGTATGTAAGGTAATTTGCCACACATATGTTAAACAAAAGGTACTTCATGACATAAGCGTTTGAACGATCATTCAAGAAACAAGCAAAAATGATATGCATACCAATCCTATCATAAACACTAGACATGTGAGGAATTGTCGCAATTGTATAGTAGCTCAAGAAAAAATAGATTCGATAAAAGGTACACTAATACGACAATGCATGTCTTTTTTAAACGGCAAGCCCATGCAGTGGCCACAGTCCTGTAACATCCATTTAAGTAATTATGACAGTCTTACTCAACGCGCACAGTAACCtaattgttaaattaggctggacttattgtggatgccagcatattaacgggggaacacaagtgcacacacttcataagccaaggagatatataccatcccaaaaccatatggctatgggaagaaggtctctaatagcttataaagtgtgcacaccaatttcaatttatcgatgtgggataactcatcccaacacccccctcacatgcgaaccaccgtcaagttcgcatgtgggagtaatcaattagggtaggaacgccattcttttcgaacctactattttttttaaaattattgatcCAACCATCGGAGCCGAAAGGTGATTCCAGGGCTGTCGAACACCTTTTTTGGCTTCATCATTTACCTTTGTTATTCTAAACCTAAACCTTACCTTACCTATGGCTGATTCTGAAAATCCAGAAAACCAAACTTTAACCATGGCACAAATGGAGCATGTACTACGCTTATTTCAACAGATGAACAAAACCCACAAACCTGAACCAGAACAGAACTTGAACATTCAACACAGATCTAAAGGTATCCGAAAAATTAACCTACCACAACtatacaaaatggtgcaagCTAATGCACATAGCCTTAGACAGCAGAGGACGGCTCAAACACATCATTGCCGCCCCTCCTGCACCTGCAGATCCAAATTACAAACAATGGAGACAAAGAGATCCGATAGTTCTTTCATGGATTATCACAAATATTGATTCTGATCTAGTTAATCAATTTTTAGATTACAATACAGCATGGGATTTATGGAAGGGTATTGAAACGCTTCTTGGTAGTGGAAGAGACGAGCTCCAAATTTTTGATCTCAGTACAAGGGCAAGTGCAATAAAACACAATAATGATACTATTGAGGTTTACTTTAGTAAACTAAATACCATTTGGAAAGAAATAGATCGGAGGCAGCCGAATCCTATGAAAAGTGATGAGGACATTACCATTTTCAACAAATTCATTCAAACTCAGAGACTGTACCAGTTTTTGGCCGGTCTAGATGAATCTCTTGATAAGGAGAGACGAGATTTGATAAATCAAGTGCCTCTTCCAACTTTAGACATGGCTTATGCGGCGGTTCGAAGGGAGATTTCAAGGTGTGGGATCATGGTCCACACATCATCATTGGGGCATAACCCCTCAGAAATAGGTTGTGGCCTCATCGCACATCACCGGTCGGAAAAACCGTCACTCCGGCGAGAGGatagaaaaaacttaaaatgtacTTACTGTGGAGGTTCGAGACACACCAAGGACACTTGTTTCAATCTTGTAGACTATCCGGATTGGTGGGAAGatctacaaaagaaaaaggctGCCACCAAGGCACCGGTACACCGGGCCGGCGGCAAAGCCCTTCTCAGTACAGCAGAGTTCACCGGCAAAGAGGATCACAACCATGGAGGTTTGTATAGGGAGGAAATAATGGAGGATGCTCATGAAAAAGGAACcagaaatgaggaagaagagaaagacccacaatttagagagagaaaggaaaAACCGGCCATAAGTGAGGGAGGGAGTGAAAACTTTCCTTACTTGGCTTTTTATAGTGacacaaacacaaaccctaACCCTACCTTCTCAAACCCACGacccatttattaaaaaaatcaaaacaaaattttttcctCTTTAAACCTTAAAAATCGGCCCACTCCACAAGCCCAAATACACTTCCCAAACCCACATAACTccataattaataattcaccttggatttttgattgtggaGCCACCGACACCATGACCTTCGACCCACAAGATTTTACCCATCATAAACCCATTCATCGATCTCATATTAAAACTGCTAATGGAGAGTGTGTCCAAGTTCAAAGTGCCGGTTCTGTTCATGTGTCTCCCTCTAtgcatttaaaaaattgtttattggtCCCGAGTTTATCACATAAATTACTTTCTGTTAGTCATCTTACTCGAGAACTTAATTGTACTATTCTCATGACTTCCACTggttgtgttgtgcaggatgctcagaccgGGACCGTCATTGGACATGGTACTGAACGAGGAGGATTATACTATGTTGATGAGACGACTCCAAAGGGCCAAGCTTTGCTTGCTCGTGGTTCATCTGATCAACTCTTCTGGTTATGGCATCGACGTCTCGGTCATCCTTCCCTagcttatttaaattttttgttccCTTCAGTTAAGAATAAAATGTTGACTCTTGATTGTGAAACTTGTGTTTTGGCTAAGAGTCGTAGACATTCTTACTTACCGAGTGTTTCTCGTACTAGTACTCCTTTTTCTTTGATACATTCGGATGTTTGGGGGCCAGCCCCTATTTTTGCTACTAgtacttattcttattatattctgtttgttgatgattacacTCGTATGAGCTgggtttattttcttaaacacaaatctgaagttTTTTCTGTGTTTGTTACCTTTTATAATATGCTTCATACCCAATTTCAAGCCACTCCGAAAATTATACGTTCTGATAATGGAGGAGAATTTGTTAACTCCTCTATGAAACGTTTTTTTTCTGATCATGGCATGATACATCAAACCTCTTGCCCATatactcctcaacaaaatggagtggccGAGCGTAAAAATCGTACTCTTCTCGATATTACTCGGGCTATACTCCTTGAGTCTAATACCCCTGCCTCTTTCTGGCCTGAAGCTGTTGCCACTGCCACTTATCTTACTAACCGTCTACCCTCCAAACCTCTCCATTATAAAACCCCCCTTGCAACCCTAGCCTCTTTTGTTCCTATACCTCCCTCTCATTCTCTTCAACCTCGTGTCTTTGGATGTGTGGTTTATGTTCATCTTCCTCCACACACCCGAACCAAAGTTGAACCCCGGGCTCTTAAGTGTGTATTTGTGGGATATGGAATACATCAGAAGGGATACAGGTGTTATGACCAGTACATAATCGGATGTATACTACCATGGACTGTGATTTCTTTAAACAGTCTTATTATTATACCCAGCCTCGTCCTCAGGGGGAGAACACTAGTGATGACTTGAGTTGGTTATTATATCCGGTTGTCACTGATGTTGTCACTGATGTTGTCACTGAAAACATAGTATCTCCTCTTCAGACTGATCTTCAGATTGATTCTGTCCAACCCACTGAGCATCCAGAGGAGTTACAGTAGGTAAATTCTGATGTTCCTGAAATTGTTGAAAGCATTTCTGATAACAATATTGCAGATATGGAATTGCCACacaggtatgagttgccgcctagGAGTACGAGAGGTATACCACCTAAGAGATATGATCCGAAGTTCGAAGCACAGAGATCGAAATATCCTCTTAAAGAAAACAATGACAATCTCTCTCTCAGCTATTGCCTTTAATGCTGCTCTTTACTCCAATAACATACCAAGAAATATTGAAGAAGCCCTACAGAATCCTAGATGGAAGAAagcaatggaagaagaaatttCTGCCCTGAAcaagaatgaaacttgggaaaaATGTAAACTACCAGAAGGAAAGAGAATGGTAGGTTGCAGATGGGTGTACACTATAAAGTATCAAGCAGATGGTACGATTGAAAGGTTTAAAGCCAGATTAGTAGCTCAAGGGTACACACAAACTTATGGAGTTGATTACTCAGAAACCTTCTCTCCGGTTGCAAAACTTAATACTATCCGTGTCCTTTTTTCTGTTGCTGCAAATAAGGATTGGCCCTTGCATCAATTCGATGTGAAGAATGCTTTTCTCCATAGGAAAATAGAGGAAGAAGTATACATGAAAGCTCCTCCAGGATTCTCAAATAACTATAAGCCAAGAGAAGGGTGTAAGCTAAAAAaggctctttatgggttgaagcaGTCTCCTAGGGCGTGGTTTGGAAGGTTCACAGCAGCCATGAGGAAGTTTGGATACAAACAAAGTAACTCAGATCACACTTTGTTTCTCAAACGGCGAAAAGGAAAGATCACATGTCTAAtcatttatgtagatgatatgatTATTACTGGAAATGACGAACATGAGATTGATACTTTGAAGAAGCAACTTTTTAGAGAATTcgaaatgaaagatttgggacAGCTAAAATATTTCCTTGGCATTGAGGTTCTGAGGTCAAAAAAGGGTATCTTTATAAGCCAACGGAAATATATTTTGGATTTGCTTACAGAAACTGGTATGATTGATTGTAAACCAGCAGAGACTCCTATTGTTACTCATCACAGGTTACAGATGATCGAAGGAGAAAAACTTGCAGATAGGGGACAATACCAGAGGTTGGTCGGGAAACTTATTTATCTTGCTCACACGAGACCAGATATTGCATATGCAGTTACTGTTGTAAGCAGATTTATGCACCAACCCCATACTCACCATATGGCAGCTGTTATG
The sequence above is drawn from the Amaranthus tricolor cultivar Red isolate AtriRed21 chromosome 5, ASM2621246v1, whole genome shotgun sequence genome and encodes:
- the LOC130813442 gene encoding uncharacterized protein LOC130813442, coding for MHIALDSRGRLKHIIAAPPAPADPNYKQWRQRDPIVLSWIITNIDSDLVNQFLDYNTAWDLWKGIETLLGSGRDELQIFDLSTRASAIKHNNDTIEVYFSKLNTIWKEIDRRQPNPMKSDEDITIFNKFIQTQRLYQFLAGLDESLDKERRDLINQVPLPTLDMAYAAVRREISRCGIMVHTSSLGHNPSEIGCGLIAHHRSEKPSLRREDRKNLKCTYCGGSRHTKDTCFNLVDYPDWWEDLQKKKAATKAPVHRAGGKALLSTAEFTGKEDHNHGGLYREEIMEDAHEKGTRNEEEEKDPQFRERKEKPAISEGGSENFPYLAFYSDTNTNPNPTFSNPRPIY